The DNA sequence AGGAAGAAATTTACCCGAAGTTCCCACCCCCCGCCTGGACAAACGAGGCCACCGGCAAATATACCAGCAGCATGACTGCCGTGGTGAAGCTGCCCAATAACCTGGACAAATCGTACCAGGCATCGGACGAACTGGCTGCGTTCATCGGGGAAGAATGCAGGGCGGTAGCGGAAGTCGTAGAGGTCGCCGGTGAACGCCTGTTCTACCTGCTCATCCAAGGTGAACCTTCGGCGGACAGCCAAATACGTTTCAGGTATTACAGCACGTCCAGTTCCTATATTTACCATTCGGACAATATCCTGAACTTTAGTATAGATGGCAGCTACGGCAATGCTGACCAGCCCGTCACGCTGGCCCTCAAGCCGGATAAGTGAAAAATCCGCTATCTTTAAACTAGTGCCGTGTTAAGGAACACGACACGTTAACCTGAAAACATTCAATATATGGAGCAGAAAAAAAATTCAATCGGATCCATCATCTCCGTTGATATCACCGTGGATAATCCCGAAGATTTAAAAACCTTTTACCAGGAAGTCATTGGCTGGGAAGCCGAAGGCTTGCAAATGAAGGATGAATCCGGCGCCTACGAAGACTATGTCATGAAAGACCCACAAGGCAACTGGATCGGCGGCATCTGTCACAACCGGGGAG is a window from the Anseongella ginsenosidimutans genome containing:
- a CDS encoding VOC family protein yields the protein MEQKKNSIGSIISVDITVDNPEDLKTFYQEVIGWEAEGLQMKDESGAYEDYVMKDPQGNWIGGICHNRGVNKGIPPQWIVYINVADIGQSIEKCQKLGGEVIKTSKNRDGSLQYAMIKDPRGAVLAITKETDE